A window of the Pangasianodon hypophthalmus isolate fPanHyp1 chromosome 12, fPanHyp1.pri, whole genome shotgun sequence genome harbors these coding sequences:
- the trim8b gene encoding E3 ubiquitin-protein ligase TRIM8b, whose amino-acid sequence MAETWKNCLEEELICPICLHVFSEPVQLPCKHNFCRVCINEAWAKDAAMVRCPECNNAYSQKPALEKNHKLSNIVEKFNALNIEKAPAVLHCILCRRGPPMPAQKVCLRCKAPCCQSHVQTHLQQPSSNAGHLLVEAAEARAWSCPLHHEYRLYHCEAEHAAVCHYCCVARCAPHHGHAVCDVELRRSDIRQTLMKQQDRIEDRVQDIEEQLYKLESDKCLVEEKVQHLKEEVQLQYQKMQQLLEEDLGKTLEVLDQAHTKFCQENSTQVLQLNQKRQEAKKLLSSIQMISDKAEDIKFMRNTKSVKILMDRSQSYIGNTLPSYKVGSLNSKLFLSEISKREKNLCKMLEAPFSAPANFFQTIPAYLCAEKRRHSVAFSDAGGSSKAGSSFMESSSSSSGTAAKQPCLSLTPAPGSSTSEGQSSQHALGPCNSVGNSSAATSSQSMHHSGSVFPHSHYPNSSTSQLPQYGGRKILMCTVDNCYCSGVPSVSNPRGHPPYPRSSSFPWPVSSQEYSHQPLPSTPAMSQSLQSLSMRDWIDASQPHRHPDFYGLYSQSSSKHYVTS is encoded by the exons ATGGCTGAAACCTGGAAGAACTGTCTGGAAGAAGAGCTCATCTGCCCGATCTGTCTGCATGTGTTTTCGGAGCCGGTTCAGCTGCCATGCAAGCACAACTTTTGCCGCGTGTGTATAAACGAAGCCTGGGCCAAGGATGCGGCCATGGTCCGGTGCCCGGAATGCAACAACGCCTACAGCCAGAAACCGGCCCTGGAGAAAAACCACAAACTGTCCAACATCGTGGAAAAGTTCAACGCGCTGAACATAGAGAAAGCTCCAGCTGTGCTGCACTGTATCCTGTGTCGCCGCGGGCCACCAATGCCTGCTCAGAAAGTGTGTCTGAGGTGCAAGGCGCCATGCTGCCAGTCACACGTACAGACGCACCTGCAGCAGCCCTCGTCCAACGCGGGACACCTGCTAGTGGAGGCGGCCGAGGCTCGGGCATGGAGCTGCCCGCTGCACCACGAGTACCGGCTGTACCACTGCGAGGCCGAGCACGCCGCCGTGTGCCACTACTGCTGCGTGGCCAGATGCGCGCCACATCACGGACACGCCGTCTGCGACGTCGAGCTGCGTCGCAGTGACATCCGG CAAACGTTGATGAAGCAGCAGGACCGGATTGAAGACCGAGTTCAAGACATAGAAGAGCAGCTCTACAAACTAGAGTCAGACAAGTGTCTTGTAGAG GAGAAGGTGCAGCATCTGAAAGAGGAGGTACAGCTGCAGTATCAGAAGATGCAGCAGCTGCTAGAGGAAGACTTGGGGAAGACCTTGGAGGTGCTGGATCAGGCTCACACCAAATTCTGTCAGGAGAACTCTACCCAGGTCCTGCAGCTCAACCAGAAACGCCAGGAAGCCAAGAAACTCCTCAGCTCCATCCAGATGATCTCCGATAAGGCAGAGGACATCAAATTTATGAGG AAtacaaaatctgtaaaaatcttAATGGACAG GTCTCAGTCATATATTGGCAATACCTTACCCTCTTACAAAGTGGGCAGCCTCAATTCTAAGCTGTTTCTCTCTGAAATCtcaaagagggagaaaaaccTGTGCAAAATGCTTGAAG CTCCTTTTAGCGCTCCTGCAAACTTCTTCCAGACTATACCAGCCTATCTGTGTGCAGAGAAGCGCAGGCACTCAGTGGCTTTCTCTGATGCTGGGGGCAGCAGTAAGGCTGGCTCTAGTTTTATGGagtcttcctcttcttcctctggtACTGCTGCTAAACAGCCATGCCTGAGTCTAACTCCAGCTCCAGGTTCCTCCACCAGTGAGGGCCAGTCCTCCCAGCATGCTCTGGGGCCTTGCAACTCTGTGGGAAACAGCAGTGCTGCGACCAGTTCTCAGTCCATGCACCACTCTGGTTCTGTGTTTCCTCACTCTCATTATCCAAACAGCAGCACCTCGCAGCTGCCTCAATATGGAGGACGCAAGATTCTAATGTGCACAGTGGATAACTGCTACTGCTCGGGTGTGCCCTCAGTGTCCAACCCTAGAGGGCATCCACCATACCCTCGATCCAGCTCCTTCCCCTGGCCAGTGAGCTCACAGGAGTACTCCCATCAGCCCCTCCCCTCCACACCTGCAATGTCTCAGTCTCTCCAGAGTCTGTCCATGCGGGACTGGATAGACGCCTCCCAACCACACAGGCATCCTGACTTCTACGGCCTCTACAGCCAGTCTTCCAGCAAGCATTACGTCACCAGTTAA
- the sfxn2 gene encoding sideroflexin-2: MAALSGFDIDAPRWDQSTFIGRLKHFFNITDCRTAVLSNAKLDEAKALVDSCRAGSIPPGTTEEQLHYAKKLYDSAFHPDTGDRMNLIGRMSFQVPGGMAITGFMLQFYRTVPAVVFWQWVNQSFNALVNYTNRNAASPITPKQIGVAYATATSTALATAVGLNLYTKKAPPLVARWVPFAAVAAANCVNIPMMRQQEILNGIAVTDENGNKLGDSRKAAVKGITQVVISRITMAAPGMIILPIIMERLERYRFMQKITFLHAPLQVMMVGVFLIFMVPAACSLFPQRCALSVSKLEPELRESIISQYGDSITHVYFNKGL, encoded by the exons ATGGCAGCTCTGAGTGGCTTTGATATTGATGCTCCACGCTGGGATCAGTCCACGTTCATAGGCCGTCTCAAGCACTTCTTTAACATTACGGACTGCCGCACCGCTGTCCTGTCTAATGCCAAACTGGATGAAGCAAAAGCCTTAGTGGATAGTTGCAG aGCGGGCTCTATCCCTCCAGGTACAACTGAGGAACAGCTGCATTATGCCAAGAAGCTCTATGACTCAGCATTTCACCCTGATACTGGTGACAGGATGAACTTGATTGGCAGAATGTCTTTCCAAGTGCCAGGTGGCATGGCCATCACCGGCTTCATGCTGCAGTTCTACAG GACGGTGCCTGCTGTGGTGTTTTGGCAGTGGGTAAATCAGTCCTTCAATGCTCTGGTCAACTATACCAACCGCAACGCTGCCTCCCCCATCACACCAAA ACAGATCGGTGTGGCTTATGCAACTGCAACAAGCACCGCATTGGCCACTGCTGTGGGTCTGAACCTCTACACAAAG AAAGCACCTCCTCTGGTGGCTCGCTGGGTGCCTTTTGCAGCCGTCGCTGCAGCTAACTGTGTAAATATCCCTATGATGAGACAACA GGAGATCTTGAATGGCATTGCAGTCACAGATGAAAATGGCAATAAACTTGGTGACTCGAGA AAAGCAGCAGTAAAGGGCATCACACAGGTGGTTATTTCCCGAATCACCATGGCGGCACCGGGCATGA TCATCCTCCCTATTATAATGGAGAGACTAGAAAGATACAGATTTATGCAG aaaattaCATTTCTCCATGCACCACTGCAAGTGATGATGGTTGGAGTATT CCTGATCTTCATGGTGCCTGCAGCATGTTCACTGTTTCCACAGAGATG CGCTCTGTCTGTGTCCAAGCTGGAGCCAGAGCTCAGAGAATCCATCATCTCCCAGTATGGTGACAGCATCACCCATGTTTATTTCAACAAGGGCTTGTGA
- the mfsd13a gene encoding transmembrane protein 180: protein MGNRVWNCCLGVSTAVLYGSLALFVSILHNVFLLYYVDTFVSVYKIDKLSFWVGETVFLIWNSLNDPLFGWLSDRSFLSTPQSGSQISSPEVVLKRLQSLARNGPLFALSFLAFWVAWAHPGLQFLICLCLYDGFLTLVDLNHNALLADLAVSANERTSLNFYSSLFSALGSLSVFLSYSFWDKEDFMSFRFFCVALTALSVLGFAVVSRILCRRFQSEVQSHRNGEGELLKELSVGQAPLAQTEKPITLGEYLKQLSRHRNFMWFVSMNLVQVFHCHFNSNFFPLFLEHLLSDRISASTGSFLLGISYIAPHVNNLYFLTLCQKLGVYRVVRGLFLLKLVLSIAMLLAGADQVYLLCLFIASNRVFTEGTCKLLNLVITDLVDEDFVLNRRQQAASALLFGMVALVTKPGQTFAPLIGTWLLCVYTGYDIFERGPLKDSVAAVGVSGTESSLPLRQGCFYLLVFVPISCALLQLLAWSRFTLHGRRLRGIKAMRQGAQHLIDVKAI from the exons ATGGGAAACAGGGTGTGGAACTGTTGCCTGGGTGTCTCCACAGCTGTGCTGTATGGCTCCCTGGCCCTTTTTGTCTCCATTCTTCATAATGTCTTCCTGCTTTATTATGTGGACACTTTTGTGTCTGTTTACAAGATAGACAAACTTTCCTTCTGGGTGGGAGAG ACTGTGTTCCTGATATGGAACAGCCTGAATGACCCTCTCTTTGGCTGGCTAAGTGACCGCTCCTTCCTTAGCACCCCTCA GTCTGGGTCTCAGATCTCTTCACCTGAGGTGGTTTTGAAACGCCTCCAGTCTCTCGCCAGGAATGGGCCGCTTTTTGCTCTTTCCTTTCTGGCCTTCTGGGTGGCCTGGGCCCACCCTGGTCTGCAGTTCCTCATCTGCCTGTGCCTTTACGATGGTTTCCTCACACTGGTGGACCTCAACCACAACGCCCTGCTGGCTGACCTGGCCGTGTCTGCAAACGAGCGCACAAGTCTGAACTTCTACAGCTCCCTGTTCAGTGCACTGGGCTCGCTCTCTGTCTTCCTATCCTACTCCTTCTGGGACAAAGAGGACTTTATGTCCTTCAGGTTTTTTTGTGTAGCGCTGACTGCCCTGTCAGTGCTGGGCTTTGCTGTGGTATCTCGAATTCTGTGCCGCAGGTTCCAAAGTGAGGTCCAATCACACAGGAATGGAGAAGGGGAATTGCTCAAAGA aTTGTCTGTTGGCCAGGCTCCTCTTGCTCAGACTGAGAAGCCCATCACACTTGGCGAGTATCTGAAGCAACTCTCCCGCCACAGAAATTTTATGTGGTTTGTTTCAATGAACCTGGTGCAG GTATTTCACTGCCACTTCAACAGCAACTTCTTCCCTCTGTTTCTTGAGCACCTCTTATCAGACCGCATCTCTGCCTCCACTGGCTCCTTTCTGCTGG GCATCTCTTACATAGCTCCTCATGTCAACAACCTTTACTTTCTGACATTATGCCAAAAACTGGGTGTCTACCGGGTTGTTCGTGGCCTCTTTCTTTTGAAACTGGTCCTTAGTATAGCAATGCTGCTAGCAGGAGCAGACCAAGTCTACCTGCTTTGCTTATTTATTGCAAG TAATCGAGTGTTTACTGAGGGGACCTGTAAGCTATTGAATTTGGTAATCACAGACCTGGTTGACGAGGACTTTGTGTTGAACCGGCGACAACAAGCAGCCTCTGCACTGCTGTTTGGTATGGTTGCTTTGGTAACAAAGCCTGGCCAGACCTTCGCTCCCCTTATTGGCACCTGGctgctgtgtgtatatacag GTTATGACATCTTTGAGAGGGGTCCTCTTAAAGACTCAGTGGCAGCTGTAGGTGTCTCGGGTACAGAGAGCTCTCTGCCACTGCGCCAGGGCTGCTTTTACCTACTGGTGTTTGTGCCCATCTCCTGTGCCCTGCTGCAACTACTGGCTTGGTCCCGCTTCACGCTCCACGGTCGCAGATTACGGGGCATTAAAGCCatgaggcagggtgctcaacaCCTCATTGATGTGAAAGCCATCTAA
- the arl3b gene encoding ADP-ribosylation factor-like protein 3, producing the protein MGLLSILRKLKSTPDQEVRILLLGLDNGGKTTLLKQLASEDISHITPTQGFNIKSVQSQGFKLNVWDIGGQRKIRPYWRNYFENTDLLIYVIDSADRKRFEETGQELAELLDEEKLSGVPVLIFANKQDLLTAAPASEIAEGLNLHTIRDRVWQIQPCSALTGEGVQDGMNWVCKSVNAKRK; encoded by the exons ATG gGTTTGCTATCAATTTTGCGAAAGCTGAAAAGTACCCCGGACCAGGAGGTCCGCATATTGCTTCTTGGGTTGGACAATGGTGGTAAGaccactctgctcaaacagctGGCCTCAGAGGATATCAGCCACATTACACCAACACAG GGTTTCAACATCAAAAGTGTGCAGTCTCAGGGTTTCAAACTAAACGTATGGGACATTGGTGGGCAGCGTAAGATCAGGCCCTACTGGAGGAACTACTTTGAAAATACAGATCTTCTG atTTATGTTATTGACAGTGCAGATCGCAAACGATTTGAAGAAACAGGACAG GAGTTGGCTGAGTTATTAGATGAGGAGAAACTCAGTGGGGTTCCTGTTCTCATCTTTGCTAATAAGCAAGACCTCCTCACTGCAGCCCCTGCATCTGAAATCGCTGAGGGACTGAACCTGCACACCATTCGAGACAGAGTATGGCAGATCCAGCCCTGTTCAGCCCTCACTGGTGAGGGTGTCCAG GATGGCATGAACTGGGTCTGCAAAAGTGTGAATGCAAAAAGGAAGTAG